A stretch of the Bordetella genomosp. 8 genome encodes the following:
- a CDS encoding transglycosylase SLT domain-containing protein, with translation MAGLRGAAVLAAVSASVWLAGCASAPPRNPEDICAIFREKDDWYEAALDVQKKWGVPVQVPFAILFQESGFRYDAKPPRDYLLGFIPWGRVSSAYGYAQAKDETWSDYVKQNNRWFASRDDFDDALDFMGWYIDKTQKLNGVSKWDAYGQYLAYHEGWGGYRAKSYNRKPWLIGVARKVQARADRFRQQYAGCKDDLDSGFWPF, from the coding sequence ATGGCCGGCCTGCGCGGCGCCGCCGTGCTGGCGGCGGTTTCCGCTTCCGTATGGCTGGCCGGCTGCGCGAGCGCGCCGCCGCGCAATCCGGAAGACATCTGCGCGATCTTCCGCGAAAAGGACGACTGGTACGAAGCCGCGCTGGACGTCCAGAAAAAATGGGGCGTGCCGGTGCAGGTGCCTTTCGCGATCCTGTTCCAGGAATCCGGCTTCCGCTACGACGCCAAGCCGCCGCGCGACTACCTGCTGGGCTTCATCCCCTGGGGCCGCGTCAGCTCGGCCTATGGCTACGCGCAGGCCAAGGACGAGACCTGGAGCGACTACGTGAAGCAGAACAACCGCTGGTTCGCCAGCCGCGACGATTTCGACGACGCCCTGGATTTCATGGGGTGGTACATCGACAAGACGCAGAAGCTCAACGGCGTGTCCAAATGGGACGCCTATGGCCAGTACCTGGCGTACCACGAGGGCTGGGGCGGCTATCGCGCCAAGAGCTACAACCGCAAGCCCTGGCTGATCGGCGTCGCGCGCAAGGTGCAGGCGCGCGCCGATCGCTTCCGCCAGCAATATGCCGGTTGCAAGGACGATCTCGACTCCGGCTTCTGGCCGTTCTAG
- a CDS encoding HdeD family acid-resistance protein, with translation MNGVISNAWWVLVVRGVLGIAFGVLALAWPVLTLLVLVAMFAAYAVLGGIAAVAGAWRARGTPARASDTWMIILLGLVAIACGIIAIVWPAITALALVLIMGVNALVAGVLDIVVAVRHRDTIKHTWLLVLAGLVSIVFGLGVVIVPGAGALALVWMISIYAIASGVLLLAMGIQARRGQATTQHAPV, from the coding sequence ATGAACGGTGTGATAAGCAATGCCTGGTGGGTACTCGTCGTGCGCGGCGTACTCGGAATCGCGTTCGGTGTGCTGGCGCTGGCCTGGCCGGTACTGACGCTGCTGGTCCTGGTGGCGATGTTCGCCGCCTACGCGGTGCTGGGCGGCATCGCCGCGGTCGCCGGCGCATGGCGAGCCCGCGGGACGCCGGCGCGCGCGAGCGACACGTGGATGATCATCCTGTTGGGACTGGTGGCGATCGCCTGCGGCATCATCGCCATCGTGTGGCCAGCCATCACGGCGCTGGCACTGGTGCTCATCATGGGCGTCAATGCCCTGGTGGCGGGCGTGCTGGACATCGTCGTCGCCGTGCGCCATCGCGACACGATCAAGCACACCTGGCTGCTGGTGCTGGCGGGCCTGGTGTCCATCGTGTTCGGCTTGGGCGTGGTCATCGTGCCTGGCGCCGGGGCGCTCGCATTGGTCTGGATGATCAGCATCTATGCCATCGCAAGCGGCGTTCTGTTGCTGGCGATGGGCATACAGGCACGCCGCGGCCAAGCCACGACGCAGCACGCGCCGGTGTAG
- a CDS encoding DUF3772 domain-containing protein: protein MRYPALLPADLPPHHRPRHCATRTRGSWLRLAAARPLLALLLGLSLFLAAGWTPVQAQAPNGQQEIDKALDAARKDMEALRKNLSEQTDDAELLRRRAAASDIQSKADGIADKLAPILTSVQARLTELGPSTDTGKEARDIAAQRAELEKTRSTLDAQIKLARLLSVEGVQTAESISTMRRSQFQARLGERRPSILGAQFRDDFRNDLPRDMSRLASLRDELAAALGGTPGWVWSILLLAAAVIVGLTVLAARQMRRFTASRVPAGRLRRSFHALIVVMAATLAPGLIGQLLYIGLDWQGQLPDELETLISGFAGILCLGGYVTGLGLALLSPSRPSWRLPDIPDRIAKKMRWFPHVLGPLIVLVWLLDRLPVSLNGSLSTTIAVNCLVTVLLVVVIVVGLVRLERTRRKVLHDPEKGQAPPRHLWLLIAVSLAWLMAAGSLIAVFTGYVAFGNFVAKQVVWALIVLSSAYLLALLVDDFFMSVLGTPPRDGDAHERGYEPRIRDQAAVVLSGLARLLIGLIALIMVLGQFAEGPMELLQRAEQLLNGLSIGQVQLRPAALVQGFLVLFAGLLGVRLLKRWLITRYLPTTTLDLGMQTSATTLFGYVGVVVAVGLALSALGLGLERIAWVASALSVGIGFGLQAVVQNFVSGLILLAERPVKVGDWVSLGGVEGDIRRINVRATEIQMGDRSTVIVPNSEFITKTVRNVTHANPLGLVQIKLPMPLSTDAAKAREIILSAFVDHEDVLETPAPNVFLDGIDAGNLVFNATGYVGSPRQAYGTRSALLFEVLQRLAAANIGLGKPPTMLVSAPAAPLLPGITAVEQPRPAPAPGQEDA, encoded by the coding sequence ATGCGTTACCCAGCACTCCTTCCAGCCGACCTGCCCCCCCATCACCGGCCCCGCCATTGCGCCACCCGCACGCGGGGATCCTGGCTCCGACTCGCCGCCGCGCGGCCACTGCTGGCGCTTCTGCTGGGCCTGAGCCTGTTCCTGGCGGCGGGCTGGACGCCCGTCCAGGCGCAGGCGCCCAATGGCCAGCAGGAGATAGACAAGGCGCTGGACGCGGCGCGCAAGGACATGGAGGCGCTGCGCAAGAACCTGTCCGAACAGACCGATGACGCCGAACTGCTCCGCCGCCGGGCGGCCGCGAGCGATATCCAGTCCAAGGCGGACGGCATCGCCGACAAGCTCGCGCCCATCCTGACCTCGGTGCAGGCGCGCCTGACGGAACTGGGCCCCTCGACCGACACCGGCAAGGAGGCGCGCGACATCGCCGCCCAGCGGGCGGAACTGGAGAAAACCCGATCGACGCTGGACGCGCAGATCAAGCTCGCGCGCCTGCTGTCCGTCGAAGGCGTGCAGACGGCCGAATCGATATCGACCATGCGCCGCTCGCAGTTCCAGGCGCGCCTGGGCGAACGCCGGCCGTCCATACTGGGCGCGCAATTCCGCGACGATTTCAGGAACGACCTGCCGCGCGACATGAGCCGCCTGGCCAGCCTGCGGGACGAACTGGCGGCCGCGCTGGGCGGCACTCCGGGCTGGGTGTGGAGCATCCTGCTGCTGGCGGCCGCGGTCATCGTGGGATTGACCGTGCTGGCCGCGCGGCAAATGCGCCGTTTCACGGCGTCGCGGGTCCCCGCGGGACGCTTGCGCCGTTCCTTCCATGCCCTGATCGTCGTGATGGCGGCCACGCTGGCGCCCGGGCTGATCGGGCAATTGCTCTACATCGGCCTGGATTGGCAGGGACAGCTGCCGGACGAGCTGGAAACCTTGATATCCGGATTCGCCGGCATCCTGTGCCTGGGCGGCTACGTGACCGGGCTGGGGCTGGCGCTGCTGTCGCCTTCGCGACCGTCGTGGCGGCTGCCGGACATCCCGGATCGGATCGCCAAGAAGATGCGCTGGTTCCCGCACGTGCTGGGTCCGCTGATCGTCCTGGTGTGGCTGCTCGATCGACTGCCGGTTTCGCTGAACGGCAGCCTCTCGACGACTATCGCGGTCAATTGCCTGGTGACGGTCCTGCTGGTGGTGGTCATCGTCGTCGGACTGGTGCGATTGGAGCGCACGCGCCGCAAGGTGCTGCACGATCCCGAAAAAGGACAGGCTCCGCCGCGCCACCTGTGGCTGCTGATCGCGGTCAGCCTCGCGTGGCTGATGGCCGCGGGGTCGCTGATTGCGGTATTTACCGGCTACGTGGCGTTCGGCAACTTCGTCGCGAAGCAGGTGGTGTGGGCGCTCATCGTGCTGAGCTCCGCCTATCTGCTGGCGCTGCTGGTCGACGACTTCTTCATGTCCGTGCTGGGAACGCCCCCACGCGACGGCGACGCGCACGAACGGGGCTACGAACCGCGCATCCGCGACCAGGCCGCGGTGGTGCTCTCCGGCCTCGCGCGTCTGTTGATCGGCCTGATCGCACTGATCATGGTGCTGGGCCAGTTCGCCGAAGGCCCGATGGAGCTGCTCCAGCGCGCCGAGCAACTGCTGAACGGACTGTCCATCGGGCAGGTGCAGCTGCGCCCGGCCGCGCTGGTGCAGGGCTTCCTGGTGCTGTTCGCCGGACTGCTGGGCGTCCGGCTCCTGAAGCGGTGGCTGATCACCCGCTATCTGCCGACGACGACGCTGGACCTGGGCATGCAGACCTCGGCCACCACGCTGTTCGGCTATGTGGGGGTGGTCGTCGCGGTCGGGTTGGCGCTGTCCGCCCTGGGGTTGGGACTGGAACGGATCGCCTGGGTGGCCAGCGCCCTGTCGGTGGGTATCGGTTTTGGCCTGCAAGCGGTGGTGCAGAATTTCGTATCGGGGCTGATCCTGCTGGCCGAGCGGCCGGTCAAGGTTGGGGACTGGGTGTCGCTGGGCGGCGTCGAAGGCGATATCCGGCGCATCAATGTCCGCGCGACGGAAATCCAGATGGGAGACCGTTCGACGGTGATCGTGCCGAACTCGGAGTTCATCACCAAGACCGTACGCAACGTCACCCATGCCAATCCGCTGGGGCTGGTCCAGATCAAGCTCCCCATGCCCTTGAGCACGGATGCGGCAAAGGCGCGCGAGATCATTCTCTCCGCGTTCGTCGATCACGAGGACGTGCTGGAAACGCCCGCGCCCAATGTATTCCTGGATGGTATCGACGCCGGCAACCTGGTGTTCAACGCCACCGGCTACGTCGGCTCGCCGCGCCAGGCCTACGGCACCCGCAGCGCATTGTTGTTCGAGGTGCTGCAGCGCCTGGCTGCCGCCAACATCGGCCTGGGCAAGCCACCGACCATGCTGGTGAGCGCCCCGGCCGCGCCGTTGCTGCCGGGCATAACGGCGGTGGAGCAGCCTCGCCCAGCTCCGGCGCCGGGGCAAGAGGACGCCTAA
- a CDS encoding NADP-dependent oxidoreductase, with protein MSVSSSTRVVLAARPQGAVRASDFRIETAPLAEPAEGEVQLQVRYLSLDPYMRGRMDERKSYAPPVALGSPMEGETAAQVIASRHPDYAVGDIVLARTGWCSHANVAARGLRKLDPALAPLTTGLGVLGMPGFTAYSGLRFIGQPRTGETVVVAAASGPVGSLVGQLAQIQGARAVGIAGGADKCAHVRDELGFDAVVDHRDPDFPERLAQACPDGVDVYFENVGGAVWQAVLPLLNKYARVPVCGLIAQYDGAAADGPNLLPATMREILSRSLTLRGFINFEFAEHFPDFLREVGEAVASGRVRYREDIVDGLENAPRAFMGMLKGANFGKLLVRVS; from the coding sequence ATGTCCGTTTCCTCCAGCACCCGGGTCGTGCTGGCCGCGCGCCCGCAGGGCGCCGTGCGCGCCAGCGACTTCCGCATCGAAACCGCGCCCCTGGCCGAACCCGCGGAAGGCGAGGTCCAGTTGCAGGTGCGCTATCTGTCCCTGGATCCCTATATGCGCGGCCGGATGGATGAACGCAAGTCCTACGCGCCGCCGGTGGCCTTGGGCAGCCCCATGGAAGGCGAGACCGCCGCGCAGGTGATCGCCAGCCGGCATCCGGACTATGCCGTCGGCGACATCGTGCTGGCGCGCACGGGCTGGTGCAGCCATGCCAATGTGGCCGCTCGCGGCCTGCGCAAGCTGGATCCCGCGCTGGCGCCCCTTACCACCGGCCTGGGCGTGCTGGGCATGCCCGGTTTCACCGCCTACAGTGGGCTGCGCTTCATCGGCCAGCCCAGGACGGGCGAAACCGTGGTGGTGGCGGCCGCCAGCGGGCCGGTCGGTTCGCTGGTGGGGCAATTGGCCCAGATCCAGGGCGCCCGGGCCGTGGGGATCGCCGGCGGCGCGGACAAGTGCGCGCACGTCAGGGATGAATTGGGCTTCGACGCCGTGGTCGACCATCGCGACCCGGATTTCCCCGAGCGCCTCGCGCAGGCCTGTCCCGATGGTGTGGACGTGTACTTCGAGAACGTCGGCGGGGCGGTGTGGCAGGCGGTGCTGCCCTTGTTGAACAAATACGCCCGGGTGCCGGTCTGCGGCCTGATCGCCCAGTATGACGGCGCCGCCGCGGACGGCCCCAACCTGCTGCCCGCCACCATGCGCGAGATCCTGTCGCGCAGCCTGACGCTGCGCGGCTTCATCAATTTCGAGTTCGCCGAGCACTTTCCCGATTTCCTGCGCGAAGTCGGCGAAGCCGTGGCCAGCGGACGCGTCCGCTATCGCGAGGACATCGTCGATGGCCTGGAAAACGCGCCGCGGGCCTTCATGGGCATGCTGAAAGGCGCGAACTTCGGGAAGCTGCTGGTTCGTGTTTCCTGA